Proteins from a genomic interval of Lycium ferocissimum isolate CSIRO_LF1 chromosome 2, AGI_CSIRO_Lferr_CH_V1, whole genome shotgun sequence:
- the LOC132046550 gene encoding uncharacterized protein LOC132046550, translating to MVNLVEAQRPLLYWLMKMAGIKPHSIEIEPGTIMNFWVPSETIQKPKKNKKLTTTTPFSNNQCAISPESTTKPDPNKPVVVLVHGFAGEGIVTWQFQVGALTKNYSVYVPDLLFFGGSVTDSPDRSPGFQAECLAKGLRKLGIEKCVVVGFSYGGMVAFKMAEMFPDLVEALVVSGSILAMTDSISTTTLSGLGFSSSSELLLPTSVKGCKALLKVAAYKKLWFPDRLHRDFLEVMFNNRKERGELLEGLVVSNKETTIPNFPQRIHLLWGENDQIFNLELAQNMKDQLGDKTTFHGIEKAGHLVHLERPCVYNKCLKQFLTSLHAEKAQK from the exons atggtGAACTTAGTAGAAGCACAAAGGCCTTTGTTATATTGGCTAATGAAAATGGCTGGAATAAAACCTCATAGTATTGAAATAGAACCTGGCACTATAATGAACTTTTGGGTCCCTTCTGAAACCATacaaaaaccaaagaaaaacaaaaaactcaCCACCACAACACCTTTCTCCAACAACCAATGCGCCATTTCACCCGAATCCACCACTAAACCCGACCCGAACAAACCCGTAGTCGTACTCGTCCACGGCTTTGCCGGCGAAGGAATAGTTACGTGGCAATTCCAAGTAGGTGCATTAACTAAAAACTACTCCGTTTATGTACCTGACTTGCTTTTCTTTGGCGGGTCAGTTACGGATAGTCCGGACAGGTCACCGGGTTTTCAAGCTGAGTGTTTGGCTAAAGGGTTAAGGAAATTGGGTATAGAAAAATGTGTTGTGGTTGGGTTTAGTTATGGTGGGATGGTTGCGTTTAAGATGGCTGAAATGTTTCCTGATCTAGTTGAGGCTTTAGTTGTGTCTGGTTCTATATTGGCGATGACTGATTCGATTAGCACAACGACGCTTAGTGGTTTGgggttttcttcttcttcggaGCTGTTGTTGCCTACTTCTGTTAAGGGTTGTAAGGCACTTTTAAAAGTAGCTGCTTATAAGAAGCTTTGGTTCCCTGATCGCCTTCACAGGGACTTTCTTGAG GTAATGTTCAACAACAGAAAGGAAAGAGGGGAACTGCTAGAAGGATTGGTGGTGAGCAACAAAGAAACAACCATTCCAAATTTTCCACAG AGAATACATCTCCTCTGGGGTGAGAATGACCAAATTTTCAATTTGGAGCTTGCTCAGAACATGAAAGA TCAACTAGGTGACAAGACTACATTTCATGGCATAGAGAAGGCAGGCCATCTGGTTCACCTAGAACGACCTTGCGTTTACAACAAGTGTCTCAAGCAGTTCCTTACTTCCCTGCATGCAGAAAAAGCCCAGAAGTGA